One genomic window of Candidatus Eisenbacteria bacterium includes the following:
- a CDS encoding glycosyltransferase family 2 protein → MEADRLAAVVVARNEAVRLPATLAALGRALEGVPGAARLVVDAGSTDGTAQCARAHGWPVLRLDPAGATCPGAAREAARRHAGAARLLYVDADVRVEPGFVREAAALLDRDPGLAGVGGALRFDEGAGAPPAWCGPPRAARMLAALAMYRASALESAGGFVPWLESEEDADIGLRITRAGSRLAVISPGGVHVSGPRGGLRETFRRYRAGLYFGQGRVLRLRWGGALFAATVARQAPYLGVLGLWLGAGVAAWFTRAAGPCLAVALCVAWLAVAVRKRSLVSGSVSLVTWHVMAWGLLAGLAGTPRAREFRVEAVPDPGPAGGGA, encoded by the coding sequence GTGGAAGCGGACCGTCTCGCCGCGGTGGTAGTGGCCCGCAACGAGGCCGTCCGGCTGCCCGCCACGCTGGCGGCGCTGGGCCGCGCGCTTGAGGGCGTTCCGGGCGCGGCGCGGCTGGTGGTGGACGCCGGCTCCACAGACGGCACCGCGCAGTGCGCCCGCGCGCACGGCTGGCCGGTGCTGCGGCTGGACCCGGCGGGCGCCACCTGCCCCGGTGCCGCGCGGGAGGCCGCGCGCCGCCACGCCGGTGCGGCGCGGCTGCTGTACGTGGACGCCGACGTCCGGGTGGAGCCGGGCTTCGTGCGGGAGGCCGCGGCGCTGCTGGACCGCGATCCCGGGCTGGCCGGGGTGGGCGGGGCGCTCCGCTTCGACGAGGGCGCGGGCGCGCCGCCGGCCTGGTGCGGCCCGCCGCGCGCAGCGCGCATGCTGGCCGCGCTGGCGATGTACCGCGCGTCCGCGCTGGAGTCGGCGGGCGGCTTCGTGCCGTGGCTCGAGTCCGAGGAGGACGCCGACATCGGCCTGCGCATCACCCGCGCCGGGAGCCGGCTGGCGGTGATCTCCCCGGGCGGGGTGCACGTGAGCGGCCCGCGCGGCGGGCTGCGCGAGACGTTTCGGCGTTACCGGGCGGGCCTGTACTTCGGACAGGGCCGCGTGCTGCGGCTGCGCTGGGGCGGGGCGCTCTTCGCCGCCACCGTCGCGCGCCAGGCGCCGTACCTCGGGGTGTTGGGGCTGTGGCTGGGGGCGGGGGTGGCCGCGTGGTTCACGCGGGCCGCGGGGCCCTGCCTGGCCGTGGCGCTGTGCGTGGCGTGGCTGGCGGTGGCGGTGCGCAAGCGCAGCCTGGTGTCCGGTTCCGTCTCGCTGGTGACCTGGCACGTGATGGCGTGGGGCCTGCTGGCGGGCCTGGCGGGGACGCCCCGCGCGCGCGAGTTCCGCGTGGAGGCCGTGCCGGACCCCGGGCCCGCCGGAGGTGGGGCGTGA
- a CDS encoding methyltransferase domain-containing protein — protein sequence MGLYRLIETRVRDARDYARLDPVKSRLVTVLSAGAARCPAGRWLDIGAGSGIHREIFAGRAESYVALDPRPRGPGVVPGTGEALPFRDAAFDTAVLAEVLEHVPAVEPVLAEARRVLRPGGGLLVTAPFVFYEHEAPHDYRRFSRRGLEVALEAAGFDVLDTGKVCGPVAVLGLFKSLAFLATVGRIPGMWEPALAMNDWCARVCVLPLDGVVDRAGRWAQGHWAVARKRD from the coding sequence ATGGGCCTGTATCGACTGATCGAGACCCGGGTGCGGGACGCGCGCGACTATGCGCGGCTGGACCCGGTGAAGTCCCGGCTGGTGACGGTGCTCTCCGCCGGGGCCGCGCGCTGCCCGGCGGGCCGCTGGCTGGACATCGGGGCGGGCTCCGGCATCCACCGCGAGATCTTCGCCGGGCGCGCGGAGAGCTACGTGGCGCTGGACCCCCGCCCCCGCGGCCCCGGGGTGGTTCCGGGCACCGGCGAGGCGCTGCCGTTCCGCGACGCGGCCTTTGACACCGCGGTTCTGGCAGAGGTGCTCGAGCACGTGCCGGCGGTGGAGCCGGTGCTGGCCGAGGCCCGGCGCGTGCTGCGCCCGGGCGGCGGGCTGCTGGTGACCGCGCCCTTCGTGTTCTACGAGCACGAGGCGCCGCACGACTACCGGCGCTTCTCGCGGCGCGGGCTGGAGGTCGCGCTGGAGGCGGCCGGCTTCGACGTGCTGGACACCGGAAAGGTGTGCGGCCCGGTGGCGGTGCTGGGGCTGTTTAAGTCGCTGGCATTCCTGGCCACCGTGGGGCGGATCCCGGGGATGTGGGAGCCGGCCCTGGCGATGAACGACTGGTGCGCGCGCGTGTGCGTGCTGCCCCTGGACGGCGTGGTGGACCGCGCCGGGCGCTGGGCCCAGGGCCACTGGGCCGTGGCGCGGAAGCGGGACTGA
- a CDS encoding glycosyltransferase family 4 protein gives MRVVAVNKFHYLRGGAERYFFEVNDLLRRAGHEVHVFSMRDPRNEPSTDAAGFVSRVDFAPGAGAWEGLRGGARAVYSFEARRRLARLLRRVRPHVVHLHNIAHHLSPSVIDAAVAERVPRVQTQHDYKLVCPVYVLMRGGRVCEECRGGKLWNVLRHRCNRGSWARSAGSYAEAALHAARGTYRKVDVMICPSSFQRETLRRFGWPDARTAFVPHFVRTEGVEVSPGGPLTGGYLGRLSAEKGLDTLLEALRRASPRLPAGWEFLVAGDGPQRAGLESAAAGLPVRFLGPLAGEALDAFWRRVRFTVMPSVWYEVRPIALHEAFARGKSAVGSDLGSIPELVRPGLTGLLAPPGDVGGWAAALERAYAGPDEMLRMGREARRMAGAELTPERHLEALLAVYERARA, from the coding sequence GTGCGCGTGGTGGCGGTCAACAAGTTCCACTACCTGCGCGGCGGCGCGGAGCGCTACTTCTTCGAGGTGAACGACCTGTTGCGGCGCGCCGGGCACGAGGTGCACGTGTTCTCCATGCGCGACCCGCGCAATGAGCCGTCCACCGACGCGGCGGGGTTCGTGAGCCGGGTGGACTTCGCCCCCGGCGCGGGCGCGTGGGAGGGGCTGCGCGGCGGCGCGCGCGCGGTGTACTCGTTCGAGGCGCGGCGGCGCCTGGCGCGGCTGCTGCGCAGGGTGCGGCCGCACGTGGTGCACCTGCACAACATCGCGCACCACCTCTCGCCCTCGGTCATTGACGCGGCGGTGGCGGAGCGGGTGCCCCGGGTGCAGACGCAGCACGACTACAAGCTGGTGTGCCCGGTGTACGTGCTGATGCGCGGCGGCCGGGTGTGCGAGGAGTGCCGCGGCGGGAAGCTGTGGAACGTGCTCCGTCACCGCTGCAACCGCGGTTCGTGGGCGCGGAGCGCGGGCAGCTACGCGGAGGCCGCGCTGCACGCGGCGCGCGGCACGTACCGGAAGGTGGACGTCATGATCTGCCCCAGCAGCTTCCAGCGGGAGACGCTGCGGCGCTTCGGTTGGCCGGACGCGCGCACCGCCTTCGTGCCGCACTTCGTGCGCACCGAGGGGGTGGAGGTGTCGCCGGGTGGGCCGCTCACCGGGGGCTACCTCGGCCGGCTCTCGGCGGAGAAGGGGCTGGACACGCTGCTCGAGGCGCTGCGCCGGGCGTCGCCGCGCCTGCCCGCGGGCTGGGAGTTCCTGGTGGCCGGCGACGGGCCGCAGCGCGCGGGACTGGAGTCGGCGGCCGCGGGCCTGCCGGTGCGCTTCCTGGGCCCCCTCGCGGGGGAGGCGCTGGACGCGTTCTGGCGGCGGGTGCGCTTCACGGTGATGCCCTCGGTGTGGTATGAAGTGCGGCCCATCGCGCTGCACGAGGCCTTCGCCCGGGGCAAGTCGGCGGTGGGCTCGGACCTGGGTTCCATTCCCGAGCTGGTGCGCCCCGGCCTGACCGGGCTGCTGGCGCCTCCCGGGGATGTCGGGGGCTGGGCGGCCGCACTGGAGCGCGCCTACGCCGGGCCGGACGAGATGCTGCGCATGGGGCGGGAGGCCCGGCGGATGGCCGGGGCCGAACTGACGCCGGAGCGCCACCTGGAGGCGCTGCTGGCGGTGTATGAAAGGGCGCGCGCGTGA
- a CDS encoding mannose-1-phosphate guanylyltransferase, with protein MRYAVLLAGGKGERLWPFSREAHPKQFLELLGPHSMLSETWERVKPVVGPKRAMVVTSEPLAKQAARQMKGLPPGRVIAEPEGKNTAPAVALAAALISQEDPEAVMLVLPADHSVEPVAQFRNDLKLAFEVAESTDVLVTFGVRPSRAETGYGYLERGEPFPSFESGRVYQVNSFREKPDPRTASDYLRQGRFYWNAGIFAWRADVILDELERYRPAMVQAARRVAGAAKKDFPRALRSYYSRVERISIDYAVMEKSTRVAMVEAGFNWDDLGSHLAWERLLKRDRAGNTYRGEAVALETESCVLMSDDGLVAALGVQNIVVIRTKDATLVCAKDRADEVRALVARMATEKRFKKYL; from the coding sequence ATGCGTTACGCGGTTCTTCTGGCGGGGGGCAAGGGGGAGCGTCTCTGGCCCTTCAGCCGGGAAGCACATCCCAAGCAGTTCCTCGAGCTCCTCGGCCCGCACAGCATGCTCTCCGAGACCTGGGAGCGCGTGAAGCCGGTGGTGGGGCCGAAGCGGGCCATGGTGGTCACCTCGGAGCCGCTGGCCAAGCAGGCGGCCCGCCAGATGAAGGGCCTGCCGCCCGGCCGCGTCATCGCCGAGCCGGAGGGCAAGAACACCGCCCCGGCCGTGGCCCTGGCCGCGGCGCTGATCTCGCAGGAGGACCCCGAGGCGGTGATGCTGGTGCTGCCGGCCGACCACTCGGTGGAGCCGGTGGCGCAGTTCCGCAACGACCTGAAGCTGGCCTTCGAGGTGGCGGAGTCCACCGACGTGCTGGTCACCTTCGGGGTGCGACCCAGCCGCGCCGAGACCGGTTACGGCTACCTGGAGCGCGGCGAGCCCTTTCCCAGCTTCGAGAGCGGCCGGGTGTACCAGGTGAACTCGTTCCGCGAAAAGCCCGACCCGCGCACCGCCTCGGACTACCTGCGCCAGGGCCGCTTCTACTGGAACGCGGGCATCTTCGCGTGGCGCGCCGACGTGATCCTGGACGAGCTGGAGCGGTACCGGCCGGCCATGGTGCAGGCCGCCCGCCGCGTGGCCGGCGCGGCGAAGAAGGACTTCCCGCGCGCGCTGCGCTCCTACTACTCGCGCGTGGAGCGCATCTCGATCGACTACGCGGTGATGGAGAAGAGCACCCGGGTGGCGATGGTGGAGGCGGGATTCAACTGGGACGACCTCGGCTCGCACCTGGCGTGGGAGCGGCTGCTCAAGCGCGACCGGGCCGGCAACACCTACCGTGGCGAGGCCGTGGCGCTGGAGACCGAGAGCTGTGTGCTCATGTCCGACGACGGCCTGGTGGCCGCCCTCGGGGTCCAGAACATCGTGGTAATCCGCACCAAGGACGCGACCCTGGTGTGCGCCAAGGACCGGGCCGACGAGGTGCGGGCCCTGGTGGCGCGCATGGCCACGGAGAAGCGCTTCAAGAAGTATCTCTGA
- a CDS encoding glycosyltransferase, whose translation MNIRGVYDNNLYPPLFGGAERIFRIYRGLARRADVSVLSLLRTRDSGARSETVDGIRLERRKPVYPTLVSVGERLRLWPTFWTFGLHRALGGRYAWHFRDPGAVYQFDTFLMSAFYDRVPAGALKVYHAVNVETEWYEPLLRRLFARRRWEGVLRDIERHALQGADLVAHVSPRDGERFVAEFGARREKLFLVPNGLEPERFGARDEEARAGVRARLGFKPGQLVAVFTGSPMVHNLEAARFILRQLAPACASRTHLKFLLVGDVARGALPPNARAVGTVPDVLPYLSAADVALNPVTSGSGTSLKVPEYLAAGLPVVTTAFGMRGFEDLADAVTTTDLAGMERAVDRAKPLPRDIRERLARYAWDRQAERLHRAYEAWFQDPGEAPARWACID comes from the coding sequence GTGAACATCCGCGGGGTGTACGACAACAACCTGTACCCGCCGCTGTTCGGGGGGGCGGAGCGCATCTTCCGCATCTACCGCGGACTGGCGCGCCGCGCCGACGTGAGCGTGCTGAGCCTGCTGCGCACCCGGGATTCCGGGGCCCGCTCGGAGACCGTGGACGGCATCCGGCTGGAGCGGCGCAAGCCGGTGTACCCGACGCTGGTCTCGGTGGGCGAGCGGCTGCGCCTGTGGCCCACGTTCTGGACCTTCGGCCTGCACCGCGCCCTGGGCGGCCGGTACGCGTGGCACTTCCGCGACCCGGGCGCGGTGTACCAGTTCGACACGTTCCTGATGAGCGCATTCTACGACCGCGTGCCGGCGGGCGCCCTCAAGGTCTACCATGCGGTCAACGTGGAGACCGAGTGGTACGAGCCGCTGCTGCGGCGCCTGTTCGCCCGGCGGCGCTGGGAGGGCGTGCTGCGCGACATCGAGCGGCACGCGCTGCAGGGGGCGGACCTGGTGGCCCACGTCTCGCCGCGCGACGGCGAGCGGTTCGTGGCCGAGTTCGGGGCGCGGCGCGAGAAGCTGTTCCTGGTGCCCAACGGCCTCGAGCCGGAGCGCTTCGGTGCCCGCGACGAGGAGGCGCGCGCCGGGGTGCGCGCCCGCCTGGGATTCAAGCCCGGGCAGCTGGTGGCGGTGTTCACCGGCTCGCCGATGGTGCACAACCTGGAGGCGGCGCGGTTCATCCTGCGGCAGCTGGCGCCGGCGTGCGCGTCCCGCACGCACCTCAAGTTCCTGCTGGTGGGGGACGTGGCGCGCGGGGCGCTGCCACCCAACGCCCGCGCCGTGGGCACCGTGCCGGACGTGCTGCCGTACCTGTCCGCCGCGGACGTGGCGCTGAACCCGGTCACCTCCGGTTCCGGGACCAGCCTGAAGGTGCCGGAGTACCTGGCCGCCGGGCTGCCGGTGGTGACCACCGCGTTCGGCATGCGCGGGTTCGAGGACCTGGCCGACGCCGTCACCACCACCGACCTGGCGGGCATGGAGCGCGCGGTGGACCGCGCGAAGCCGCTGCCGCGGGACATCCGGGAGCGCCTCGCGCGCTACGCCTGGGACCGGCAGGCGGAGCGGCTGCACCGGGCCTACGAGGCGTGGTTCCAGGATCCGGGGGAGGCGCCCGCGCGATGGGCCTGTATCGACTGA
- the galT gene encoding galactose-1-phosphate uridylyltransferase yields MPELRKDPVIGRWVIISTERGKRPSDFGGQPPKRRQAFCPFCPGNEDKTPPEVLAFRENGSAANTPGWKVRVVPNKFPALQIEGSLNRRGEGLYDKMNGIGAHEVFIETTDHDQDMAEMDVEHIESILYAYRERILDLKKDTRFRYLLLFKNHGEEAGASLEHSHTQLIATPIVPKRVMEELEGSRKYFELKERCIFCDMVDQELGAGSRLVSQNSEFVSFEFFASRFPFETWVLPRDHGTSFEHMPVERLRGLAEVLKDTLLRLKRALNAPPYNFLFHTGPMHEPHLDHFHWHIEILPKLTKVAGFEWGSGFYINPTPPEDAAAYLRQMEIHATQETR; encoded by the coding sequence ATGCCTGAGCTTCGGAAGGACCCGGTCATCGGCCGGTGGGTGATCATCTCCACCGAACGGGGGAAGCGGCCCAGCGACTTCGGCGGGCAGCCCCCCAAGCGCCGCCAGGCGTTCTGCCCGTTCTGCCCCGGCAACGAGGACAAGACGCCGCCGGAGGTGCTGGCATTCCGCGAGAACGGCTCCGCGGCCAACACCCCGGGCTGGAAAGTGCGCGTCGTGCCCAACAAGTTCCCGGCCCTGCAGATCGAGGGCAGCCTGAACCGCCGGGGCGAGGGGCTGTACGACAAGATGAACGGCATCGGGGCGCACGAGGTGTTCATCGAGACCACCGACCACGACCAGGACATGGCCGAGATGGACGTGGAGCACATCGAGTCCATCCTGTACGCCTACCGCGAGCGCATCCTGGACCTCAAGAAGGACACCCGCTTCCGCTACCTGCTGCTGTTCAAGAATCACGGGGAGGAGGCGGGGGCGTCGCTGGAGCACTCGCACACCCAGCTGATCGCCACCCCCATCGTGCCCAAGCGCGTGATGGAGGAGCTGGAGGGCTCCCGCAAGTACTTCGAGCTGAAGGAGCGCTGCATCTTCTGCGACATGGTGGACCAGGAGCTGGGCGCCGGCAGCCGCCTGGTGTCCCAGAACTCCGAGTTCGTGTCGTTCGAGTTCTTCGCTTCGCGATTCCCGTTCGAGACCTGGGTGCTGCCCCGCGACCACGGCACGTCCTTCGAGCACATGCCGGTGGAGCGCCTCCGCGGGCTCGCCGAGGTGCTCAAGGACACGCTGCTCAGGCTCAAGCGGGCGCTCAACGCGCCGCCGTACAATTTCCTGTTCCACACCGGGCCGATGCACGAGCCGCACCTCGACCACTTCCACTGGCACATCGAGATCCTGCCCAAGCTCACCAAGGTGGCCGGATTCGAATGGGGCAGTGGTTTCTACATCAACCCCACGCCGCCGGAGGATGCAGCGGCGTACCTGAGACAGATGGAGATCCATGCCACCCAGGAAACCCGCTAG
- a CDS encoding SPOR domain-containing protein: protein MSSRGRVCGGAGGAALPAALVLLSALTLFFAAGCTRAPRPAAAITAAPVFPITGDTSEVLATIPDPATRPRPAAPLEPESGDATELSADPAPESPELPDSAVSPNGQGSDVRPDARPDAPGTPSGHASAPSSAPAPPEGQGTLWVVQVFAGGDRAAAYREAQRAARELKLGDDEMTMSQDGRMWKVRIGSPGPREPAQALLERARRAFPRAFLLPLPPGGGDFR, encoded by the coding sequence ATGTCCTCGCGCGGCCGGGTGTGCGGGGGAGCGGGAGGGGCGGCGCTGCCGGCCGCCCTGGTGCTGCTGTCCGCCCTGACCCTGTTCTTCGCGGCCGGCTGCACCCGCGCGCCGCGCCCGGCAGCCGCCATCACCGCCGCGCCGGTCTTCCCGATCACCGGGGACACATCCGAAGTGCTCGCCACCATCCCCGATCCGGCCACCCGGCCCCGCCCCGCGGCGCCCCTGGAACCGGAATCCGGCGACGCGACGGAACTGTCCGCGGACCCGGCCCCCGAAAGCCCGGAACTCCCGGACTCGGCCGTCTCGCCGAACGGGCAGGGGTCCGACGTCCGGCCCGACGCCCGGCCCGACGCGCCGGGGACTCCCAGCGGCCACGCCTCTGCGCCCTCCAGCGCTCCCGCCCCGCCGGAGGGCCAGGGAACGCTGTGGGTGGTGCAGGTGTTCGCCGGCGGCGACCGCGCCGCTGCCTACCGCGAGGCCCAGCGGGCCGCGCGGGAGCTCAAGCTCGGGGACGACGAAATGACGATGTCCCAGGACGGCCGCATGTGGAAGGTGCGCATCGGCTCCCCCGGCCCGCGCGAGCCCGCGCAGGCGCTCCTCGAGCGTGCGCGGCGCGCATTCCCCCGGGCTTTCCTGCTGCCGCTGCCCCCGGGCGGGGGGGATTTCCGGTGA
- a CDS encoding glycosyltransferase family 4 protein, with amino-acid sequence MKIAMIGQKGVPATYGGVERHVEELSRRLVQRGHEISVYSRMYYTAVRGRHHGVRILRLPSVNTKHLDAATHCLISTVDSLFRNFDVVHFHALGPSLLSFLPRLRGTGTVVTVHGLDWQREKWGPPVRWFLRQCEYPAVAFPDRTIVVSRDLQKHFKERFRRQTTVIPNGTNVPVPRPASKILKFGLEPDKYVLFVGRLVPEKGVHLLVEAFRRIPGDMKLAIAGGSSFSEDYVSKLMEYRSDRILLLDYVFGDVLEELWSNAHFVVQPSTMEGLSISLIEAMSYGKCVLTSDIPANMEVVEDCAVPFQSNNVEDLEGKLRHLLGHPEVVHSFEEKCRTHVVNRFSWDRIVDQTESLYREVARRR; translated from the coding sequence GTGAAGATCGCCATGATCGGCCAGAAGGGCGTGCCCGCCACTTACGGGGGCGTGGAGCGTCACGTGGAGGAGCTCTCCCGGCGGCTGGTGCAGCGTGGCCACGAGATCTCGGTGTACTCGCGCATGTACTACACCGCGGTGCGCGGGCGGCACCACGGGGTGCGGATCCTGAGGCTCCCCAGCGTGAACACCAAGCACCTGGACGCCGCCACGCACTGCCTGATCTCCACCGTGGACTCGCTGTTCCGCAACTTCGACGTGGTCCACTTCCACGCCCTGGGCCCCTCGCTGCTGTCGTTCCTGCCGCGCCTGCGGGGAACCGGCACGGTGGTCACGGTGCACGGGCTGGACTGGCAGCGGGAGAAGTGGGGGCCGCCGGTGCGGTGGTTCCTGCGCCAGTGCGAGTACCCGGCGGTGGCCTTCCCGGACCGGACCATCGTGGTGTCGCGGGACCTGCAGAAGCACTTCAAGGAGCGCTTCCGCCGGCAGACCACCGTGATCCCCAACGGGACCAACGTGCCGGTGCCGCGGCCGGCGTCCAAGATCCTCAAGTTCGGGCTCGAGCCGGACAAGTACGTGCTGTTCGTGGGGCGCCTGGTGCCGGAGAAGGGGGTCCACCTGCTGGTGGAGGCCTTCCGCCGCATCCCCGGGGACATGAAGCTGGCCATCGCCGGAGGTTCAAGTTTCTCAGAGGATTACGTCAGTAAGCTGATGGAATACCGCAGCGACCGGATCTTGTTGCTGGATTATGTGTTCGGGGATGTGCTCGAGGAACTATGGAGCAACGCCCATTTTGTGGTACAACCATCCACGATGGAGGGCCTCTCGATCTCGCTGATCGAGGCCATGAGTTACGGCAAGTGCGTCCTCACCAGCGACATCCCGGCCAACATGGAGGTGGTCGAGGACTGCGCGGTTCCCTTCCAGAGCAACAACGTCGAAGACCTCGAAGGCAAGCTGAGGCACCTCCTCGGGCACCCCGAAGTGGTCCATTCGTTCGAGGAGAAGTGCAGGACTCACGTGGTCAACCGGTTCTCCTGGGACCGGATCGTGGACCAGACGGAGTCGTTGTACCGGGAAGTCGCCCGGCGGCGCTAG
- the glgA gene encoding glycogen synthase GlgA: MPPRKPASRSATEPAPAGGRARTGARATARTSGGARKTNGSTPARRAGGSRRSALEAPARRAPQKGKLKVVMVSAEMVPLAKVGGLADVIGSLSQVMSKAGHRTLVLMPHYRKLTLPPGFELGRPISFPVLMDRGPETATFTPVHWNHLACEVYLVGGGGYFDRDGIYLDPATGLDYPDNARRFIFFQKAVLEGLKTIDFRPDVLHLNDYQTGLIPAYLKLYYAEDSYYKTCATVYSIHNLGYQGLYPPEAVREAGIPESLFYPASPFEFWGRLNFMKAGVVYADLVTTVSERYASEITESNEFGFGLEGVLKELGGRLRGILNGIDTSVWNPQTDRHIAQTFGPQNLHLKRRNKEALLRKMGLPPGRADAPLLGIISRLADQKGFDLIEQISGDLMQRDLSLVVLGDGQEKYRRLFEQLRAEHPHKVGFECGFNDPLAHLIEAGSDMFLMPSRYEPCGLNQMYSMRYGTIPVVRATGGLADTVKDFDPVRRTGTGFSFEASTGEAFHDAIRRALDAYGDPDAWRGLMLAGMSQDFSWAASAGRYVEAYEQALDLRRRQSFTSWLTGVVEVGV; this comes from the coding sequence ATGCCACCCAGGAAACCCGCTAGCAGGAGCGCCACGGAACCGGCGCCGGCCGGCGGGCGCGCGCGCACCGGCGCACGCGCCACCGCCCGGACCTCCGGAGGCGCCCGCAAGACCAACGGCTCCACCCCCGCGCGCCGCGCGGGCGGATCGCGTCGCAGCGCACTCGAGGCCCCGGCCCGCAGGGCGCCCCAGAAGGGCAAGCTCAAGGTGGTGATGGTGTCGGCGGAGATGGTGCCGCTGGCCAAGGTGGGCGGGCTGGCCGACGTGATCGGCTCGCTGTCGCAGGTGATGAGCAAGGCCGGGCACCGCACGCTGGTGCTCATGCCCCACTACCGGAAGCTCACGCTCCCGCCAGGTTTCGAGCTGGGCCGGCCGATCAGCTTCCCGGTGCTCATGGACCGGGGCCCCGAGACCGCCACGTTCACCCCGGTGCACTGGAACCACCTGGCCTGCGAAGTCTACCTGGTGGGCGGGGGCGGATACTTCGATCGCGACGGGATCTACCTCGATCCCGCGACGGGCCTCGACTACCCCGACAACGCGCGCCGCTTCATCTTCTTCCAGAAGGCGGTGCTCGAGGGGCTGAAGACGATCGACTTCCGGCCCGACGTGCTGCACCTCAACGACTACCAGACGGGCCTCATCCCGGCGTACCTGAAGCTCTACTACGCCGAGGACTCCTACTACAAGACGTGCGCCACGGTGTACTCGATCCACAACCTCGGCTACCAGGGCCTGTACCCGCCCGAGGCGGTGCGCGAGGCGGGCATCCCGGAGAGCCTGTTCTACCCGGCCAGCCCGTTCGAGTTCTGGGGCCGCCTCAACTTCATGAAGGCCGGGGTGGTGTACGCCGACCTGGTCACCACGGTCAGCGAGCGCTACGCCTCCGAGATCACCGAGTCCAACGAGTTCGGCTTCGGGCTCGAAGGGGTGCTCAAGGAACTGGGGGGACGGCTGCGCGGAATCCTCAACGGGATCGACACCTCGGTGTGGAATCCCCAGACCGACCGCCACATCGCTCAGACGTTCGGGCCCCAGAACCTGCACCTGAAGCGCCGCAACAAGGAGGCGCTGCTCCGGAAGATGGGGCTGCCCCCGGGGCGCGCGGACGCCCCGCTGCTGGGGATCATCTCGCGGCTGGCCGACCAGAAGGGCTTCGACCTCATCGAGCAGATTTCCGGCGACCTGATGCAGCGGGACCTCTCGCTGGTGGTGCTGGGGGACGGGCAGGAGAAGTACCGCCGGCTCTTCGAGCAGCTGCGCGCCGAGCACCCGCACAAGGTGGGCTTCGAGTGCGGCTTCAACGACCCGCTGGCGCACCTGATCGAGGCCGGTTCGGACATGTTCCTGATGCCGTCCCGCTACGAGCCGTGCGGCCTGAACCAGATGTACTCGATGCGCTACGGCACCATCCCGGTGGTGCGCGCGACGGGCGGGCTGGCCGACACCGTGAAGGACTTCGACCCGGTGCGCCGCACCGGAACGGGATTCTCGTTCGAGGCCTCCACCGGGGAGGCCTTCCACGACGCCATCCGTCGGGCGCTGGACGCCTACGGCGACCCCGACGCCTGGCGCGGCCTGATGCTCGCGGGCATGAGCCAGGACTTCTCGTGGGCCGCGTCCGCGGGGCGTTACGTCGAGGCCTACGAGCAGGCCCTGGACCTGCGCCGCCGGCAGTCGTTCACTTCGTGGCTGACCGGGGTGGTGGAGGTCGGAGTCTAG